The proteins below come from a single Stutzerimonas stutzeri RCH2 genomic window:
- a CDS encoding DUF445 domain-containing protein: MRSMISAWQSPVSRMKLVAGLLLLLAALLYIVATRYEASHPAWSYVASFAEAAMIGAIADWFAVTALFRHPLGLPIPHTAIIPRSKARIGQNLSSFITTHFLATPLVLAKLQELDIASRLAGWLRHPSNAEAVGRRLTGVAHFGIAALHDERVRAFVEAKVTTRLRKFDLSAPLAQALRVLTSQGRHQAMLDELLIRLDSIMQDEETRALVADAISREIRTLRYLGLSRPVSGWSANKFVDGLSALIAEIAADPEHLIRQRFDEHVSEYIERLEQDPQYALEVERILAQLLEHPATSAYFGNLWQELTAWLESDLASDDSRIGRRIVSLCRGLGDGLAADESMRNWINEQLLAAAPGLLERYRGQIGAYIAQRVENWESRELVEQLEQSVGKDLQYIRINGTLVGGLVGLALHALTQLLAG; encoded by the coding sequence ATGCGTTCCATGATCAGCGCCTGGCAGTCACCGGTTTCGCGCATGAAGCTGGTCGCCGGTCTTCTGTTGCTGTTGGCCGCCCTGCTCTACATCGTCGCGACGCGCTACGAAGCCAGCCATCCGGCCTGGAGCTACGTCGCCTCGTTCGCCGAAGCCGCCATGATCGGCGCGATCGCCGACTGGTTCGCCGTCACCGCCCTGTTCCGCCACCCGCTGGGCCTGCCGATCCCACACACGGCGATCATCCCGCGCAGCAAGGCGCGCATCGGGCAGAACCTGTCCAGCTTCATCACCACGCATTTCCTCGCCACGCCGCTGGTGCTGGCCAAGCTGCAGGAACTCGACATCGCCTCGCGCCTGGCCGGCTGGCTGCGCCATCCGAGCAATGCCGAGGCGGTCGGCCGCCGGCTCACCGGCGTCGCGCATTTCGGCATCGCCGCGCTGCATGACGAGCGCGTGCGCGCCTTCGTCGAGGCCAAGGTGACCACGCGGCTGCGCAAGTTCGACCTCTCCGCACCGCTGGCCCAGGCCTTGCGCGTACTGACCAGCCAGGGCCGGCATCAGGCGATGCTCGATGAGTTGCTGATCCGCCTCGATTCGATCATGCAGGACGAGGAAACCCGCGCGCTGGTCGCCGACGCCATCAGCCGGGAAATCCGCACGCTGCGCTACCTCGGCCTGAGCCGGCCGGTGAGCGGCTGGTCGGCGAACAAGTTCGTCGATGGCCTGTCCGCATTAATCGCCGAGATCGCCGCCGACCCCGAGCATCTGATCCGCCAGCGTTTCGACGAACACGTCAGCGAATACATCGAGCGCCTGGAGCAGGACCCGCAGTACGCCCTGGAGGTCGAGCGCATCCTCGCGCAGCTCTTGGAGCACCCGGCTACCAGCGCCTATTTTGGCAACCTCTGGCAGGAACTCACCGCCTGGCTGGAGAGCGACCTGGCCAGTGACGATTCACGCATCGGCCGACGCATCGTCAGCCTCTGCCGCGGCCTCGGTGACGGCCTGGCGGCGGACGAATCCATGCGCAACTGGATCAACGAGCAATTGCTGGCCGCCGCGCCCGGCCTGCTGGAGCGCTATCGCGGGCAGATCGGCGCCTATATCGCGCAGCGCGTGGAGAACTGGGAAAGCCGCGAGCTGGTCGAGCAGCTGGAACAGAGCGTCGGCAAGGACCTGCAGTACATCCGCATCAACGGCACCCTGGTTGGCGGGCTGGTCGGTTTGGCGCTGCATGCGCTGACGCAGCTGCTGGCCGGCTGA